A single Silvibacterium dinghuense DNA region contains:
- a CDS encoding response regulator transcription factor: protein MKILIAEDKRNFAVQIGRALEGEGHSVTLAADGSEALRLGRSAEFDLLLIDVMMPRMDGFEVVRRIRDLRLETQAIILSARDSMQDIVTGLDAGADDYLTKPFALDVLLAKVRATERRIPARAPRELRCEDLVLRPWMFELQRGERVAVLTRTECALLEILLRRAPAVVPHGALIEEAWGPGCDVSFDSLYVFIRALRGKITQPGEPELLHTVRGVGYCLRAEAG from the coding sequence ATGAAGATTCTGATCGCAGAAGACAAACGCAATTTCGCCGTGCAGATCGGCCGGGCGCTCGAGGGGGAAGGACATTCGGTTACGTTGGCCGCCGATGGCAGCGAGGCGCTGCGCCTGGGTCGTTCGGCAGAGTTCGATCTGTTGTTGATCGATGTGATGATGCCGCGCATGGATGGCTTTGAAGTGGTGCGCCGTATCCGCGATCTGCGCCTGGAGACGCAGGCCATCATCCTCTCTGCGCGCGACTCCATGCAGGACATCGTCACCGGCCTCGATGCCGGTGCGGATGACTACCTCACCAAGCCCTTTGCGCTCGATGTGCTGCTGGCCAAAGTGCGTGCCACCGAGCGTCGCATTCCTGCGCGTGCGCCGCGCGAGCTGCGTTGTGAGGATCTTGTGCTGCGTCCCTGGATGTTCGAGCTGCAGCGCGGTGAGCGTGTCGCGGTGCTTACGCGCACCGAGTGCGCGCTGCTGGAAATCCTGCTGCGCCGCGCTCCGGCAGTGGTGCCGCATGGCGCGCTCATTGAAGAGGCATGGGGGCCGGGTTGCGATGTCAGCTTCGACAGTCTGTATGTCTTCATTCGCGCTCTGCGCGGCAAGATCACCCAGCCCGGTGAGCCCGAGCTGCTGCACACCGTTCGCGGTGTTGGCTACTGCCTGCGCGCTGAGGCCGGTTGA
- a CDS encoding sensor histidine kinase: MRRVISISTRLTVWFGVIFLAGWVLFGAAMWLNLQRNLSAERHLTLSRRIDRLQEMMRRNERAPAASRAGDFRDFATATGGGRAEVFRADGSVLWPSPSSTDFSWPPVGNVSSESFFSIHAEGQPYLVIERSFRDEAWGPLVLVAAAPQAANLELLAEFRHGMFTLAPVLLLISMAGGYWMSRRALGPVDRITVAVRSIGIRNLSERLPVSRSGDELERLAETCNDMLARLEVAVLKLKQFTADASHELRGPLSLTRTIAEVALRQPDVDASSREALNAIIEESANAAVLLEQMLELARADSEPTSLILEPVDLAEIVADGCAMATTLGARKNIEVSLALGTSPALMVLGHASSLRRLLWILLDNALKYTPSFGHVRVSLENSAGHALLRVEDSGIGIAPGDVPRIFDRFYRADPSRAQVEGSGLGLSIAKWIADTHHAEIQVSSHEGQGSRFTVVFTLA; encoded by the coding sequence TTGAGGCGCGTTATCTCCATCTCTACGCGCCTCACCGTGTGGTTCGGTGTGATCTTTCTCGCCGGCTGGGTTCTCTTCGGCGCGGCCATGTGGCTGAACCTGCAGCGCAACCTCTCCGCGGAACGGCACCTCACGCTCAGCCGTCGCATCGATCGCCTGCAGGAGATGATGCGACGCAATGAGCGTGCCCCGGCCGCAAGCCGCGCCGGCGACTTCCGCGACTTTGCCACCGCCACGGGTGGCGGCCGCGCCGAAGTGTTTCGCGCAGATGGTTCTGTGCTCTGGCCATCGCCCTCTTCCACCGATTTCTCCTGGCCTCCGGTCGGCAATGTGAGCTCCGAGAGCTTTTTCTCGATCCACGCGGAGGGACAACCCTATCTGGTGATCGAGCGCTCTTTTCGCGATGAGGCATGGGGGCCATTGGTGCTGGTCGCCGCGGCGCCGCAGGCCGCGAATCTTGAACTGCTCGCCGAGTTCCGCCATGGCATGTTTACGCTGGCTCCGGTGCTGTTGCTGATCTCGATGGCCGGCGGCTACTGGATGAGCCGCCGCGCGCTCGGCCCGGTCGATCGCATCACGGTTGCCGTGCGTTCCATCGGCATTCGCAATCTCTCCGAGCGCCTGCCCGTGTCGCGCAGTGGTGACGAGCTCGAGCGCCTCGCTGAGACCTGCAATGACATGCTTGCGCGGCTGGAGGTTGCGGTCCTCAAGCTCAAGCAGTTTACTGCCGATGCTTCGCATGAGCTGCGTGGTCCGCTTTCGCTGACGCGCACCATCGCCGAGGTTGCCCTCCGCCAGCCGGATGTGGATGCTTCGAGCCGCGAGGCTCTTAACGCCATCATCGAGGAGTCGGCGAATGCTGCCGTGTTGCTCGAACAGATGCTCGAGCTGGCCCGTGCCGACAGCGAGCCTACGAGTCTTATTCTCGAGCCAGTGGATCTCGCCGAGATTGTTGCGGATGGCTGCGCCATGGCCACGACTCTTGGCGCACGAAAGAACATAGAGGTCAGCCTTGCGCTGGGTACGTCCCCCGCGCTCATGGTGCTTGGTCATGCTTCGAGCCTGCGCCGGCTGCTTTGGATTCTGCTCGACAACGCGCTCAAATACACACCGTCATTCGGCCATGTGCGCGTCTCGCTTGAGAACTCTGCAGGCCATGCGCTGCTGCGCGTAGAGGACAGTGGCATCGGTATCGCGCCTGGAGATGTACCGCGTATCTTCGACCGCTTCTATCGTGCCGATCCCTCACGCGCTCAGGTAGAGGGAAGCGGCCTGGGGCTTTCGATTGCCAAGTGGATCGCGGATACGCACCACGCGGAGATTCAGGTCTCCAGCCATGAAGGCCAGGGATCCCGGTTTACCGTGGTCTTCACTCTTGCATGA